The following proteins are co-located in the Marinomonas profundi genome:
- a CDS encoding universal stress protein, translating into MMTNIIACIDGSSLSEHVTTASVWAAKKMGSALILLHSLEKEAIKTDEDLSGSIGLGSREHLLDELVALDEKRAKLAFEHGKLVLENAKDFAQSAGAKQIALLQRHGDLVDNLLHLEDETRLIVVGRHGSNHTMDAHTIGSHIERVARTSHRPILINVGKFKTPRNFMIAYDGREAADNAITRIAQSPLLIGLPCHLVMVGEATLERRYKLDEAQQILEEEGFEVIASINPGKIYPTLTQYKEEHQIELMAMGAYGHSKLRQFFVGSNTSKMIIESDIPLLILR; encoded by the coding sequence ATGATGACAAACATAATTGCTTGTATTGATGGATCCTCTTTATCTGAGCACGTCACCACAGCCTCTGTTTGGGCAGCCAAAAAAATGGGATCTGCGTTGATATTGCTGCATTCTTTAGAAAAAGAAGCCATCAAAACCGATGAGGATCTATCTGGCTCTATTGGCCTTGGTAGCCGAGAGCATCTGCTCGATGAACTGGTTGCACTTGATGAAAAACGTGCAAAACTTGCGTTTGAACATGGCAAACTGGTGCTCGAAAACGCCAAAGACTTCGCGCAAAGCGCAGGTGCCAAGCAAATCGCGTTGCTCCAACGTCATGGAGACCTAGTCGACAATTTACTGCATTTAGAAGACGAAACACGTCTTATTGTGGTTGGACGTCATGGCAGCAACCACACCATGGATGCCCACACCATTGGTTCACACATAGAACGAGTCGCTCGAACATCACATCGTCCGATTCTTATTAACGTCGGAAAATTCAAAACCCCTCGTAATTTTATGATTGCTTACGATGGTCGAGAAGCCGCCGATAATGCCATCACACGTATTGCACAAAGCCCACTATTAATTGGATTACCCTGTCATTTGGTCATGGTAGGAGAAGCGACACTAGAAAGACGCTATAAATTAGATGAAGCACAGCAAATTCTTGAAGAAGAAGGCTTTGAGGTAATCGCTTCTATTAACCCAGGCAAAATCTACCCGACATTGACCCAATACAAAGAAGAACATCAGATAGAGTTAATGGCAATGGGGGCTTACGGCCACTCGA
- a CDS encoding retention module-containing protein, whose amino-acid sequence MSDSQVSFATLGNAIGFITKLSGSVTVQSIDGQERVVKIGDPIFFGETVLTGADGSATIAFIDGTEIVIGSDAVVEITDEVYNSGDNADLVADSSADVDALQEAILAGDDPTLIQDAPAAGEAQGFEQQRVDVDIDRNDNSALPTFGNDTSSVLPRYGYDTDNGSGGQTGQNQYSVPSSSDRASSETTSTTASPVAAVAGTVTINSITSDDMINATEATSTITVSGTAVGGDISQGDQVVLVINGTTYTTTVGATGTWSIGVAGSDLAADTEFDVVVTSSNSSGDTVESIGTSTHTVDQSALLVNIDIDPITEDSTINAAESNATVTITGTVTGDEFNTGVVTVVINGVTYETQVGSDGVWSVDVAGSDLTADSDRIVEASVVVSNNIGQQGTTDTTESYLVKTGSRASISVNSITSDDVINAEESEGNVTVSGRVGFDASAGDVVSMTINGTLYTAVVLANKTWSVDVLGSDLAQDTSFQASVTGQDSAGNSFSATTTSTHTVDTSADAGTVTVNAITSDDVINATEAAGTVAVTGTATGGDIAEGDSVTLVINGTTYTTTVGADNTWSVDVAGSDLAADTAFDAVVTSSDEAGNTVESTGSSTHTVDTSADAGTVTVNAITSDDVINATEAAGTVAVTGTATGGDIAEGDSVTLVINGTTYTTTVGADNTWSVDVAGSDLAADTAFDAVVTSSDEAGNTVESTGSSTHTVDLAANANIDIDRITSDSVINSSESADGVMVSITGWVGGDAKPGDTVTITLDGEVIGSGIVSNEQNASGKYTYSVDVLGSDLASTTLANPFVTATVTGTDGAGNPFSANSTEIFKVDTFADVDVFLAENNNDGVVNFDEAGNLTVGGWLEVGGNVTSITVTDSEGQMVILTGNIVVSEDGSGWAYFETNIDVSTLADGELSVVVNVTDVYGNEGVSSPQSIVKDTVADAGAVTVNAITSDDVINAEESDQTITVSGMAVGGDISVGDVVKMTINGREYSTTVATGGVWALAVAGSDLAADTEFEVVVTSSDAAGNTVESKTTSTHIVDTSAPDSLVISLNTDSGSSANDNLTNDGSYTITGIESGATLEYFVDGEWITTAPTTSEGVNTVTVRQVDSAGNTSESSTLEFTLDTVAEVAGETVSMNEDSAEPIVINILANDESGAVLVPGSVSFDSEKGTVTVNEDGTLLFTPAADFSGEVEIAYQVIDEAGNTASAAATVNVTPVTDVPTVQLTLEPTTTTTLYSVDLSNVLDGIEDPVGNPAGFTVTAYNSENDVVAISIKDSGTPTGFGVTGQAGNGADSEIGKQEKLVVELDKPASSATFELAWLNSHNETAVYTVKYSDGTSATFTIDGNSDEGGYDRIGDPVTVNAPEGKSILAIEFSTPTTGDRVATSDYLLHSVSYESAVTNYTVDITAAPTDTDHSENITELTVTTPEGTSLSGAEKLGTENGVTTWKISLNSGGFTNNVAIDPETGVVTVKGLVLSVPDDFDGELSVTATATAVDPGAAGVSGSATWENSAPELAFADGSDSVVISEEDLLDSDSAAANGASVTGTFSISDAEGQNLALSLVAPAEVMTSGGVTLVWTTDSSGNLVAKAGEIEIIRVALTDTDGQHGYVVTLSGPVDHADATTEDTTSINFGIAVDDGLVTTTENVSVTIEDDSPDAVTTMAELTISNVVPESNFAVGGISIDFDDAKFTSNKGDKGTLDGDMDGDDDAVYWGYDKHNNGSYYFTTESSSLVDVEIDSSFVVGQFIHRNESISGDYGALKNVTMSISFNITIAGEIQAITLDVPMVHNEMSNNNSSNDTVTITQVSQKVEVNGVTYKVTLDGFRVGDNGEITQHISTPEKNTGTYSIVASVEVDNVNDVDSNVLNGSVEFDAGADGLDHVVTQNVTDQNNGNTFVLNSDGTYTFSAGEDFIASIPAGESTVVSYDYVTVDKDGDSTINTLSITVQSADSKDAVTTISGLSGSFYNYDDSAGNLGTIALAESVIANQSANANFISTEVNYTRDNGDLGKGDNLESWLGDDGTSIEYVNKQSTEDSVVKLTGFVSLAVGSYSIKVTADDGYQIKINGNVVASIDSNQSVDTDIFTFSVTDSGKQSIEIVYWDQGGDYQLSVFLTESNSDNYQVLGGDTYPTSFTAIDANVPDTSEDITSNNWSSEDKLNEAHTDDLNQYGKVDGRQNNFDTSQYDLWKPNTIEGNDDNNTIFSGSDNDVVYGNGGNDLIYGESGNDTLYGGDGNDHILGGSQDDILYGEAGDDWLQSDSGSNKMYGGSGNDKLQGGGNEDELYGEEGNDLLYGNASNDKLFGGSGNDYLDGGENDDLLDGGDGDDVLYGQGGADNLSGGAGNDYLSGGAGNDTLSGGAGNDYLSGGAGQDSLTGGEGADTFVIDFADSAVDSLTDFNAATDVLDISDLLDVPDGTDDVSTYLNEHLSITSSSVGVVENEYYTKTVATFGNDSDVASSGTVTVIYNDQEYNINIDG is encoded by the coding sequence ATGAGCGACAGTCAAGTTTCATTTGCAACACTAGGTAACGCGATCGGCTTTATTACAAAATTAAGCGGATCGGTTACTGTTCAATCGATTGATGGGCAAGAGCGAGTGGTTAAAATCGGGGATCCGATTTTCTTTGGAGAGACGGTTCTCACCGGAGCTGACGGCAGTGCGACTATTGCGTTTATTGACGGTACTGAGATTGTCATTGGTAGTGATGCTGTGGTTGAAATTACCGATGAAGTTTACAACAGTGGTGATAACGCTGACCTTGTTGCAGACTCTTCTGCCGATGTCGATGCCTTGCAAGAAGCGATTTTAGCGGGTGACGACCCGACGCTTATCCAGGATGCACCAGCGGCAGGTGAAGCGCAAGGCTTCGAACAACAACGTGTTGATGTTGACATTGATCGAAATGACAACAGCGCACTGCCTACTTTTGGTAATGATACTTCTAGTGTACTTCCAAGATACGGCTATGACACAGACAATGGTAGTGGCGGACAAACTGGCCAAAACCAATATTCAGTTCCTTCTAGTTCAGATAGAGCATCCTCTGAGACAACCTCAACAACCGCATCTCCTGTTGCAGCCGTTGCTGGTACTGTGACAATTAATTCAATCACTTCCGACGACATGATTAATGCGACCGAAGCAACCAGTACCATTACCGTGTCTGGTACGGCGGTTGGCGGTGATATTTCCCAAGGTGATCAGGTTGTATTAGTGATTAATGGAACAACTTACACAACGACTGTCGGTGCTACTGGTACTTGGTCGATTGGTGTTGCAGGCTCCGATCTTGCTGCGGATACCGAATTTGATGTAGTGGTAACTTCTAGCAATAGCTCTGGCGACACAGTTGAGAGCATTGGTACTTCGACGCATACCGTAGATCAAAGCGCTTTACTTGTTAATATTGATATCGATCCTATTACCGAAGACAGTACGATTAACGCTGCCGAAAGTAATGCTACGGTGACCATCACAGGTACTGTAACTGGAGATGAATTCAACACTGGTGTTGTCACAGTAGTCATTAACGGCGTTACTTATGAAACCCAGGTAGGTAGTGATGGTGTTTGGTCTGTTGATGTGGCGGGTTCAGATCTAACCGCGGACTCCGACCGTATAGTGGAGGCAAGTGTTGTTGTTTCGAATAACATTGGTCAACAAGGGACAACAGATACCACTGAGAGCTACTTGGTCAAAACAGGCTCAAGAGCCAGTATCAGTGTCAATAGTATCACCTCAGATGACGTTATTAATGCTGAAGAAAGTGAAGGCAACGTTACGGTTTCTGGTCGAGTGGGTTTTGATGCGTCCGCTGGTGATGTTGTTTCAATGACCATCAACGGTACGCTATATACAGCAGTTGTGTTAGCGAATAAAACATGGAGCGTAGATGTTTTAGGTTCCGATCTTGCTCAAGATACGTCTTTTCAAGCCAGTGTGACAGGCCAAGATAGCGCGGGTAACTCTTTTAGCGCAACAACAACGTCAACTCATACGGTCGATACGTCTGCGGATGCGGGCACGGTGACAGTGAATGCGATTACGTCTGATGACGTGATCAACGCGACAGAAGCGGCAGGCACCGTGGCGGTGACAGGTACGGCGACAGGTGGCGACATCGCAGAAGGCGATAGCGTGACCTTGGTGATCAACGGCACGACTTACACAACGACAGTCGGTGCAGACAATACTTGGTCTGTGGACGTAGCAGGTTCTGATCTTGCCGCGGATACGGCGTTCGATGCGGTGGTGACGTCTTCTGATGAAGCGGGCAACACAGTCGAAAGTACAGGTTCTTCAACTCATACGGTCGATACGTCTGCGGATGCGGGCACGGTGACAGTGAATGCGATTACGTCTGATGACGTGATCAACGCGACAGAAGCGGCAGGCACCGTGGCGGTGACAGGTACGGCGACAGGTGGCGACATCGCAGAAGGCGATAGCGTGACCTTGGTGATCAACGGCACGACTTACACAACGACAGTCGGTGCAGACAATACTTGGTCTGTGGACGTAGCAGGTTCTGATCTTGCCGCGGATACGGCGTTCGATGCGGTGGTGACGTCTTCTGATGAAGCGGGCAACACAGTCGAAAGTACAGGTTCTTCAACTCATACGGTCGACCTTGCCGCTAATGCTAATATTGATATTGACAGAATTACTTCTGATAGTGTGATTAATAGCAGTGAATCCGCAGATGGTGTGATGGTGAGTATCACGGGATGGGTCGGCGGGGATGCTAAGCCTGGTGATACGGTTACTATTACTTTGGATGGCGAGGTGATTGGATCCGGTATTGTTTCAAATGAGCAAAATGCCTCAGGTAAGTATACATACTCTGTTGATGTTTTAGGGTCCGACCTTGCTAGTACAACGTTGGCTAATCCATTTGTGACGGCTACCGTGACAGGTACTGATGGGGCTGGTAATCCGTTTTCTGCAAACAGTACAGAGATCTTTAAAGTCGATACATTTGCTGATGTTGATGTGTTTTTAGCTGAAAACAACAATGATGGTGTAGTTAATTTTGATGAGGCTGGTAATTTAACTGTTGGTGGTTGGCTAGAAGTTGGAGGAAATGTCACCTCTATCACCGTTACTGACAGTGAAGGTCAAATGGTTATCCTAACTGGTAATATTGTGGTTTCTGAGGATGGCAGTGGTTGGGCATATTTCGAAACTAATATTGATGTCTCAACACTTGCTGATGGTGAGTTAAGTGTAGTCGTCAATGTAACAGATGTTTATGGTAACGAAGGGGTTTCTAGCCCTCAGTCGATTGTTAAGGATACAGTGGCTGATGCCGGTGCGGTGACCGTGAATGCGATCACTTCTGACGATGTGATCAACGCGGAAGAAAGTGATCAAACCATCACTGTTTCTGGTATGGCCGTTGGTGGTGATATTTCCGTTGGTGATGTGGTCAAGATGACGATCAATGGTAGAGAATACTCCACAACAGTTGCTACTGGTGGTGTTTGGGCTCTTGCTGTTGCAGGCAGTGATTTAGCGGCTGATACCGAGTTTGAGGTTGTTGTGACGTCTTCTGATGCGGCTGGTAATACCGTTGAGAGTAAAACAACGTCTACCCATATCGTCGATACTTCTGCGCCAGATTCACTTGTCATCTCGCTTAACACTGATAGTGGTAGTTCAGCGAATGACAATTTGACTAATGATGGCAGCTACACGATTACTGGTATTGAAAGTGGCGCTACGCTTGAATATTTTGTTGATGGAGAATGGATCACTACAGCACCAACCACATCGGAAGGTGTGAACACAGTTACTGTTCGCCAAGTTGATTCTGCAGGAAATACGTCTGAAAGTAGTACGTTAGAGTTTACTCTTGATACGGTTGCTGAGGTGGCTGGTGAAACAGTGTCTATGAATGAAGATTCTGCTGAGCCGATAGTCATTAATATTCTCGCAAATGATGAAAGTGGTGCCGTATTGGTTCCTGGCAGTGTCTCTTTTGACTCTGAAAAAGGGACAGTCACTGTCAATGAAGATGGCACACTACTCTTTACACCGGCTGCGGATTTCAGCGGTGAGGTTGAGATTGCATATCAAGTTATAGATGAAGCTGGTAATACGGCTTCAGCGGCGGCAACCGTCAACGTCACGCCAGTCACTGATGTACCAACAGTTCAGTTGACGTTGGAGCCGACAACAACAACGACTCTTTATAGCGTAGATTTGTCTAACGTGCTCGATGGAATAGAAGATCCTGTTGGCAATCCAGCCGGTTTCACCGTGACGGCTTATAACAGCGAGAATGATGTCGTTGCTATTTCCATTAAGGATTCTGGTACGCCTACTGGTTTTGGAGTGACAGGTCAGGCTGGGAATGGCGCAGATTCAGAAATTGGTAAGCAAGAGAAGTTAGTCGTCGAGCTTGATAAACCCGCTTCATCCGCAACATTCGAACTTGCTTGGTTGAATAGTCATAATGAGACGGCTGTTTATACTGTTAAGTATAGTGATGGAACATCGGCGACTTTTACCATTGATGGTAATAGTGACGAAGGCGGTTATGATCGAATTGGTGATCCTGTCACTGTGAACGCGCCAGAGGGTAAATCCATATTGGCAATCGAGTTTTCTACACCGACAACTGGGGATCGTGTTGCGACGAGTGATTACTTGCTTCATAGCGTTTCTTACGAGTCGGCTGTAACAAATTACACGGTAGATATCACCGCTGCTCCGACTGATACAGACCATTCTGAAAACATTACGGAGTTAACAGTGACTACGCCAGAAGGAACGTCTTTGTCTGGCGCTGAAAAGCTCGGGACTGAAAATGGAGTAACAACTTGGAAAATCTCGCTAAACAGTGGCGGTTTTACAAATAATGTAGCGATTGATCCTGAGACTGGTGTTGTTACGGTTAAAGGTTTAGTACTGTCAGTGCCTGACGACTTTGATGGTGAGTTGTCAGTAACTGCGACGGCTACAGCCGTAGATCCAGGTGCTGCTGGCGTTTCCGGTAGTGCAACTTGGGAAAATTCTGCTCCTGAACTAGCGTTTGCGGATGGTTCTGATTCTGTGGTCATTTCCGAAGAAGATTTGCTTGATAGCGATTCTGCAGCAGCGAATGGTGCCTCAGTGACTGGGACATTTAGTATAAGTGATGCAGAAGGCCAGAATTTGGCGTTATCACTTGTTGCTCCAGCTGAGGTCATGACATCTGGTGGTGTAACCTTGGTTTGGACAACCGACAGCAGTGGCAATTTGGTCGCCAAAGCGGGTGAAATTGAAATTATTCGTGTGGCGCTTACAGACACAGATGGTCAGCATGGTTATGTGGTTACTTTAAGTGGTCCTGTGGATCATGCTGATGCAACGACGGAGGATACAACGAGTATTAACTTTGGTATCGCGGTAGATGATGGTCTTGTGACAACGACTGAAAATGTGTCGGTGACGATTGAAGATGATTCGCCAGATGCAGTGACAACAATGGCTGAACTAACTATTAGTAATGTTGTTCCCGAAAGTAACTTCGCTGTAGGTGGTATTTCAATCGATTTTGATGATGCTAAATTCACATCAAATAAGGGTGATAAAGGTACTTTAGATGGTGATATGGACGGTGATGATGATGCTGTTTATTGGGGCTATGATAAACACAATAATGGCTCTTATTATTTTACAACGGAATCAAGTTCTTTGGTTGATGTTGAAATAGATTCATCATTTGTTGTAGGGCAGTTTATTCACAGAAATGAATCTATTTCTGGTGATTATGGAGCACTTAAAAATGTCACTATGTCGATTAGTTTTAACATAACGATTGCAGGAGAAATTCAAGCTATTACCCTTGATGTTCCTATGGTTCATAATGAGATGTCGAATAACAATTCATCCAATGATACCGTAACTATTACACAGGTAAGTCAGAAAGTTGAAGTGAACGGTGTGACTTATAAAGTGACATTGGATGGTTTCCGAGTAGGAGATAATGGTGAGATAACTCAGCATATTTCTACTCCAGAAAAAAATACTGGTACTTATTCAATCGTTGCGAGTGTTGAAGTCGATAATGTCAACGATGTTGATTCAAATGTTCTTAATGGTAGTGTTGAATTTGATGCAGGTGCAGATGGTTTGGATCATGTAGTTACACAAAATGTGACTGATCAGAATAATGGCAATACATTTGTGTTGAACAGTGATGGAACTTACACCTTCAGTGCCGGTGAGGATTTTATTGCTTCAATTCCTGCAGGTGAGTCAACAGTTGTTAGTTATGACTATGTTACGGTCGATAAAGATGGTGACTCAACAATCAATACTTTATCTATTACCGTGCAAAGTGCTGATTCTAAAGACGCCGTCACAACCATTTCTGGTTTGAGTGGAAGCTTTTATAATTATGATGATTCTGCTGGTAACTTAGGGACGATTGCATTAGCTGAAAGTGTTATTGCGAACCAAAGCGCGAATGCAAACTTCATTAGTACAGAAGTTAATTATACACGAGATAATGGAGATCTTGGTAAGGGGGATAACTTAGAATCTTGGCTAGGTGATGATGGGACTTCTATAGAATATGTTAATAAGCAAAGTACGGAAGATTCTGTTGTTAAATTAACTGGTTTTGTGTCACTAGCTGTTGGCTCTTATAGTATTAAGGTCACTGCAGATGATGGTTATCAAATCAAGATAAATGGTAATGTTGTTGCCAGTATTGATAGTAATCAAAGTGTTGATACCGATATTTTTACCTTCTCTGTTACAGACTCTGGAAAGCAATCGATTGAGATTGTTTATTGGGATCAAGGTGGTGACTATCAGTTAAGTGTTTTCCTCACTGAATCAAACTCTGATAATTATCAAGTTTTGGGTGGAGATACCTATCCAACATCGTTTACTGCTATAGATGCTAATGTGCCTGATACATCTGAAGACATTACTTCTAATAACTGGTCTTCTGAGGATAAGTTAAATGAAGCTCATACTGATGATTTAAATCAGTACGGTAAAGTTGACGGTAGACAAAATAATTTTGATACAAGTCAATATGATTTATGGAAACCTAATACTATAGAAGGGAATGATGATAACAATACAATTTTCAGTGGTTCTGATAATGATGTTGTTTATGGAAATGGTGGAAATGATCTGATTTATGGAGAGTCTGGCAACGATACCTTATATGGTGGTGATGGAAATGATCACATTTTAGGTGGCTCTCAGGACGATATACTATACGGCGAGGCTGGAGATGATTGGCTTCAAAGTGATTCAGGTTCGAATAAAATGTATGGCGGATCAGGAAATGACAAACTTCAAGGAGGAGGGAACGAAGATGAGCTTTATGGTGAAGAAGGAAACGATTTGCTCTACGGCAACGCTAGCAACGATAAATTGTTTGGCGGGTCGGGTAATGACTACCTAGACGGCGGTGAGAATGACGACCTTCTTGATGGTGGAGATGGTGATGATGTTCTGTATGGACAAGGTGGTGCCGATAATCTTTCAGGTGGAGCAGGTAATGATTACCTAAGTGGTGGTGCTGGTAACGATACTCTTTCTGGTGGCGCTGGTAATGATTACCTAAGTGGTGGAGCTGGACAAGACTCATTGACGGGGGGAGAGGGAGCGGATACGTTTGTAATTGATTTTGCTGATTCTGCTGTAGATAGTTTGACAGACTTCAATGCTGCTACAGATGTGCTTGATATATCTGATTTACTTGATGTTCCTGATGGAACTGATGACGTCTCTACTTATCTGAATGAGCACCTTTCTATTACATCAAGCTCTGTTGGTGTAGTTGAAAATGAGTATTATACGAAGACGGTTGCCACGTTTGGAAATGATTCAGATGTTGCTTCTAGTGGTACAGTAACTGTCATCTATAACGACCAAGAGTACAATATCAATATTGATGGTTAA
- the msrA gene encoding peptide-methionine (S)-S-oxide reductase MsrA: MPSNIETILKKSTIPAKADALPGRSAPLKISGIHAVNNEPFVRTKNPNESEIILGMGCFWGAERKLWNTPGVIVTSVGYAGGYTPNPTYEEVCSGQTGHSEVVQVVFNPSIISLEGILKVFWENHDPTQGMRQGNDIGSQYRSVIYTTNDKDMPIVEASKAAFQKELLGAGHGMITTEIEPLDTYYFAEEYHQQYLHKNPNGYCGLAGTGVSCPIGLSV, translated from the coding sequence ATGCCCAGTAATATTGAAACCATTCTCAAAAAGTCAACAATCCCCGCTAAAGCCGATGCTCTTCCTGGTAGAAGTGCTCCTCTTAAAATCTCTGGGATACACGCTGTCAACAATGAACCGTTTGTCCGCACTAAAAACCCTAATGAATCTGAGATTATCCTAGGCATGGGATGTTTTTGGGGGGCCGAGCGTAAGTTATGGAATACGCCCGGTGTTATCGTCACTTCTGTTGGCTACGCGGGCGGCTACACCCCCAACCCAACCTATGAAGAAGTTTGCTCAGGACAAACAGGACACAGCGAAGTCGTACAGGTTGTATTTAACCCCTCTATTATTTCATTAGAAGGCATCCTTAAAGTTTTCTGGGAAAACCATGACCCTACCCAAGGTATGCGCCAAGGCAATGATATCGGCAGCCAATACCGTTCTGTTATCTACACCACCAACGATAAAGACATGCCGATTGTGGAAGCCAGCAAAGCGGCATTTCAAAAAGAACTACTCGGCGCAGGCCACGGCATGATCACTACAGAAATCGAACCTCTCGACACCTACTACTTTGCTGAAGAATATCACCAGCAGTACCTACACAAAAACCCGAATGGGTATTGTGGCCTCGCAGGCACAGGCGTGAGCTGCCCTATTGGCTTAAGCGTATAA
- a CDS encoding 2Fe-2S iron-sulfur cluster-binding protein has translation MMVSQALTIVLDDELFEASVGDNLLALLLSQGADVRYGCRAGACGACRLYDASNGESILSCQTTVSSTMSLTRQTFAESSTFSLLSRVSLDDVSIELTLLGPSDEFFGDRVFVSLPSKELPKELPKETSAEQAHFYECMALNSAGTPLKVVLLKEYLSAEDWQRALVLSSNDTLAVQLSTGIRKGRLLFEMDIVDAPVVVISSPDNAVFESYWREALLDYTSRFLGHFALSSNHELTRSLTDDALVAFLQAALAGSERVALQLIYHGQSVSAKDWAILLRALRINPTQLHFVR, from the coding sequence ATGATGGTTTCACAGGCGCTGACGATAGTATTGGATGACGAGCTTTTCGAGGCGAGTGTGGGTGATAACTTGTTGGCGTTGTTGCTTTCTCAAGGGGCGGATGTTCGTTATGGTTGTCGCGCTGGTGCCTGCGGGGCGTGTCGTCTTTATGATGCAAGCAATGGTGAATCGATTCTTTCCTGTCAAACCACGGTGTCTTCGACGATGTCGTTAACTCGGCAAACATTCGCTGAGTCTTCTACTTTTTCCTTGTTAAGTCGTGTTTCCCTTGATGATGTTTCTATTGAGCTTACTTTGTTGGGGCCGAGTGATGAATTCTTTGGCGATCGCGTTTTTGTTTCCTTACCGTCTAAAGAATTACCTAAGGAATTACCTAAAGAAACATCTGCTGAGCAAGCTCATTTTTACGAGTGTATGGCGTTAAATTCTGCTGGCACGCCTTTGAAGGTGGTGCTACTAAAAGAATATCTTTCAGCTGAAGATTGGCAGCGAGCCTTGGTGCTTTCGTCTAATGATACATTGGCTGTGCAGTTGTCGACAGGCATAAGAAAAGGGCGTTTGTTGTTTGAGATGGATATTGTCGATGCGCCCGTTGTGGTTATTTCATCGCCTGACAATGCGGTGTTTGAATCTTATTGGCGTGAGGCGTTGTTGGATTATACGTCTAGGTTTTTAGGGCATTTTGCCTTGTCTTCGAATCACGAGTTAACGCGCAGTTTGACGGATGATGCGCTTGTTGCTTTTCTTCAAGCGGCGCTGGCGGGTTCTGAGCGTGTGGCTTTGCAACTTATTTATCATGGCCAAAGCGTGTCTGCGAAAGATTGGGCGATCTTGCTGCGTGCTTTAAGGATAAATCCGACTCAATTGCATTTTGTTCGCTAG
- the sbcD gene encoding exonuclease subunit SbcD: MKILHTSDWHLGQHFMGKSRRDEHKAFIDWLLALVDKASIDAVIIAGDVFDTGSPPSYAREMYHQLVLDMKARQCQLVIVAGNHDSVSMLNESKSLLTYLDTQVSSQANLEDIESHVIPLKNKQGDIAAWVCAVPYLRPKDVMQSIAGQSEQEKKLSLLQRIGDFYQQVYDAAGEKNQALKTPVPIIGTGHLTAVGGQVSESVRDLYVGTLEALPTSVFPAFDYLALGHIHRAQPINKSGRFRYSGSPIPLSFDELGRDKTVVIVDTDLLGEDAFVADLFAEPADPVQLVTIPNFQPMASLKGNLKEVINQISTLPLTEDKTLWLEVTVMADDYLSDVHKRLLEVIDNKPIELLRVMRRSAQEKKSEGFEARKTLSELTVGDVFEQSLKTNLELEEDESKTLTDLFNACLVELEEHQQGHCQDDESTQEEQS, from the coding sequence ATGAAAATTCTACACACCTCGGACTGGCATCTTGGCCAGCATTTTATGGGCAAATCCCGCCGCGATGAGCATAAGGCGTTTATTGATTGGTTGTTGGCGCTGGTAGATAAAGCGTCCATCGATGCGGTGATTATTGCTGGCGATGTGTTCGATACCGGCTCGCCACCAAGTTACGCGCGTGAAATGTATCATCAATTGGTGTTGGATATGAAAGCGCGCCAATGTCAGTTGGTGATTGTGGCGGGCAATCATGATTCGGTCAGTATGCTAAATGAATCCAAGAGCTTGTTAACCTATCTTGATACCCAGGTGTCGAGCCAAGCGAATCTTGAAGACATTGAGTCCCATGTTATTCCACTGAAAAACAAGCAAGGTGATATTGCTGCTTGGGTGTGTGCTGTGCCGTATTTGCGGCCAAAAGATGTGATGCAAAGTATCGCTGGGCAATCGGAACAAGAGAAAAAACTCAGCTTGTTGCAGCGGATTGGCGATTTTTACCAGCAAGTGTATGACGCCGCTGGTGAGAAAAACCAAGCACTGAAAACGCCAGTGCCGATTATTGGCACTGGGCATTTGACTGCCGTGGGTGGGCAAGTGAGCGAGTCGGTTCGTGATTTGTATGTGGGCACCTTAGAAGCCTTACCCACCTCGGTGTTTCCGGCGTTTGATTATCTTGCCCTTGGGCATATTCATCGCGCCCAGCCGATCAATAAAAGCGGTCGATTCCGTTACAGTGGTTCGCCAATTCCATTGAGCTTTGATGAGTTGGGTCGGGATAAAACCGTGGTGATAGTGGATACCGATCTGTTAGGCGAAGACGCTTTTGTGGCGGATTTGTTTGCTGAACCAGCGGATCCTGTGCAATTGGTGACCATTCCTAATTTTCAGCCCATGGCGAGTTTGAAAGGCAATTTAAAAGAGGTCATTAACCAAATTTCAACCTTGCCATTAACAGAGGATAAAACCCTCTGGTTGGAAGTGACGGTGATGGCCGATGACTATTTGAGCGATGTGCATAAGCGTTTGTTAGAGGTGATTGATAACAAGCCAATCGAATTACTAAGAGTGATGCGACGCAGCGCGCAAGAGAAGAAGAGCGAAGGCTTTGAGGCGCGCAAAACCTTGTCAGAATTAACCGTTGGCGATGTGTTTGAGCAAAGTCTTAAAACGAATTTAGAGCTGGAGGAAGACGAGTCGAAGACGCTGACCGATTTGTTCAACGCGTGCTTGGTGGAGTTGGAAGAGCATCAACAAGGCCATTGCCAAGATGACGAGTCGACTCAGGAGGAGCAATCATGA